A genomic segment from Geitlerinema sp. PCC 7407 encodes:
- the apcB gene encoding allophycocyanin subunit beta: MQDAITAVINSSDVQGKYLDNASLEKLKAYFQTGELRVRAATAISANAAQIVKEAVAKSLLYSDITRPGGNMYTTRRYAACIRDLDYYLRYSTYAMLAGDPSILDERVLNGLKETYNSLGVPVAATVQAIQAMKEVTASLVGADAGKEMGVYFDYICSGLS, from the coding sequence ATGCAAGACGCAATCACCGCTGTTATCAACTCTTCTGACGTTCAGGGTAAGTACCTGGACAACGCTTCTCTCGAGAAGCTGAAGGCTTATTTCCAAACCGGCGAACTGCGCGTTCGTGCGGCTACCGCGATCAGCGCTAACGCTGCTCAGATCGTCAAGGAAGCTGTGGCTAAGTCCCTGCTGTACTCTGACATCACCCGTCCCGGCGGCAACATGTACACCACCCGTCGCTATGCAGCTTGCATCCGCGACTTGGACTACTACCTCCGCTACTCCACCTACGCAATGCTGGCTGGCGATCCTTCTATCCTCGATGAGCGCGTGCTCAACGGTCTGAAGGAGACCTACAACTCCCTGGGCGTTCCCGTGGCTGCTACCGTTCAAGCTATCCAAGCTATGAAGGAAGTGACCGCTAGCCTGGTGGGTGCTGACGCTGGTAAGGAAATGGGCGTCTACTTCGACTACATCTGCTCTGGCTTGAGCTAA
- a CDS encoding phycobilisome linker polypeptide: protein MRMFKITACVPSQTRIRTQRELQNTYFTKLVPYDNWFREQQRIMKMGGKIIKVELATGKPGMNTGLI from the coding sequence ATGCGGATGTTCAAGATTACGGCTTGTGTTCCCAGCCAAACCCGGATTCGGACCCAGCGGGAACTGCAAAACACCTACTTCACCAAGCTGGTGCCTTACGACAACTGGTTCCGTGAGCAGCAGCGCATCATGAAGATGGGTGGCAAAATCATCAAGGTTGAGCTGGCCACTGGTAAGCCTGGTATGAACACGGGTCTTATCTAG
- a CDS encoding FtsW/RodA/SpoVE family cell cycle protein, with translation MNIRRFIPFFDPSVQTWAIEARLLRWLTFLWLAIGLVALFSASYPIADAEMGDGLYYFKRQLIWVGVGMVGFNCIVHAPLRYILGVSHWFLLFFLGLIITTLLPGVGTTVNGATRWLEIGPFPIQPSEFVKPFLILQGARLFGQWDRLTWSTRIGWLLVFCMVMGSILMQPNLSTAALCGIVLWLLAMAAGIPLRALGATAFAGLMLGTLSISLREYQQRRVMSFLNPWADPMQDGYQLIQSLLAVGSGGTWGTGFGLSQQKLFYLPIQYTDFIFSVFAEEFGFVGSVLLMLMLVAYGAVSLWVALKSKRVVHQLVAMGVMILLIGQSLLNIGVATGALPTTGLPLPLFSYGGSSMISSLITAALLIRVARESHEAEVVTLRRSPPAPPAKPEPRSPRPSESLKERSRPSPNPNRL, from the coding sequence GTGAATATTCGTCGCTTTATCCCCTTCTTCGATCCCTCGGTGCAAACGTGGGCCATCGAAGCCCGTCTTCTCAGATGGCTCACCTTCCTGTGGTTGGCGATCGGCTTAGTTGCTCTTTTTTCGGCGTCCTATCCCATCGCCGATGCCGAGATGGGCGACGGCCTCTACTATTTCAAGCGTCAACTCATTTGGGTTGGCGTTGGCATGGTGGGCTTTAACTGCATTGTTCATGCTCCCCTTCGCTACATTTTGGGAGTGTCTCACTGGTTTTTGCTCTTCTTTTTGGGGCTGATCATCACGACGCTCCTGCCGGGAGTCGGCACGACGGTGAACGGGGCGACGCGCTGGCTGGAAATCGGGCCGTTTCCGATCCAGCCTTCAGAGTTTGTAAAGCCTTTTTTGATCTTGCAGGGAGCAAGGCTGTTTGGGCAGTGGGACCGGCTGACCTGGAGCACGCGCATCGGCTGGCTGCTGGTCTTTTGTATGGTGATGGGCAGCATTTTGATGCAGCCCAACCTGAGTACTGCTGCTCTGTGCGGTATTGTGCTGTGGCTGTTGGCGATGGCGGCGGGGATTCCGCTGCGGGCGCTGGGGGCTACGGCCTTTGCGGGGCTGATGCTGGGGACGCTCAGCATTAGCCTGCGGGAGTATCAGCAGCGGCGGGTGATGTCGTTTCTCAATCCCTGGGCCGACCCGATGCAAGATGGCTACCAGCTGATTCAGAGCTTGCTGGCGGTGGGCTCTGGGGGAACGTGGGGCACCGGGTTTGGGCTCTCGCAGCAGAAGCTGTTTTATTTGCCGATTCAGTACACAGATTTTATTTTCTCGGTGTTCGCAGAGGAGTTTGGGTTTGTTGGCAGCGTGCTGCTGATGCTGATGCTGGTGGCTTACGGGGCGGTCTCGCTCTGGGTAGCGCTGAAAAGCAAGCGAGTGGTTCATCAGCTGGTGGCCATGGGCGTCATGATCTTGCTGATTGGTCAGTCGCTGCTCAATATTGGCGTGGCAACGGGGGCTTTGCCGACAACGGGTTTGCCGCTCCCGCTGTTTAGCTACGGGGGCAGCTCGATGATTTCGAGTTTGATCACGGCGGCGCTGCTGATCCGAGTCGCGCGGGAGAGCCATGAGGCGGAGGTGGTGACGCTGCGGCGATCGCCCCCTGCCCCGCCTGCCAAACCGGAACCGCGATCGCCCCGCCCCTCAGAATCTCTCAAGGAGCGATCGCGCCCTTCCCCCAACCCCAATCGCTTATAA
- a CDS encoding cytochrome c biogenesis protein CcdA has translation METLQTQLYHLERFANGLVSEQLLHLTPLSIGIIFAAGLLTSLTPCMLSMLPITIGYIGGYEAQTRWQAAAQSLWFSLGLATTLAGLGILAAVLGRVYGQVGLGLPIVVSVLAILMGLNLLEALPLPLPSFTGEGLISKEWPRSVQSYLVGLTFGLVASPCSTPVLATLLGWISTTQDPVLGGTLLISYTAGYVSPLILAGTFTAAIKKLLELRQWSAWVTPTSGALLVGFGVFSLLSRLLPGARL, from the coding sequence ATGGAAACTTTACAGACGCAGCTTTACCACCTGGAGCGCTTTGCCAATGGTTTGGTATCTGAGCAGCTGCTGCATCTCACGCCGTTGAGCATCGGTATCATTTTTGCTGCGGGTCTGCTCACGAGTCTGACGCCCTGCATGCTCTCGATGCTGCCGATCACCATTGGCTACATCGGCGGCTACGAGGCCCAGACACGCTGGCAGGCTGCCGCTCAGTCTCTATGGTTTTCCCTAGGGCTGGCCACGACCCTGGCGGGCCTGGGCATTTTGGCGGCGGTGCTAGGGCGGGTCTATGGTCAAGTGGGACTGGGTCTGCCGATCGTGGTCAGCGTGCTGGCCATCCTGATGGGCCTCAATCTCCTGGAAGCCCTGCCGCTGCCGTTGCCGAGCTTTACGGGGGAGGGCCTGATTTCCAAGGAATGGCCTCGCAGCGTGCAGTCGTATCTGGTGGGTCTCACCTTTGGGTTGGTGGCGTCGCCGTGCAGTACGCCGGTGCTGGCGACGCTGCTCGGCTGGATTTCGACGACTCAGGACCCGGTTTTGGGCGGGACGCTGCTGATCAGCTACACGGCGGGGTATGTTTCGCCGCTGATCTTGGCGGGGACGTTTACGGCGGCGATCAAGAAGCTGCTGGAGCTGCGCCAGTGGTCCGCCTGGGTGACGCCGACCAGTGGGGCGCTGCTGGTGGGGTTTGGCGTTTTTTCGCTGCTGTCTCGGCTGCTGCCAGGCGCCAGGCTCTAG
- a CDS encoding cytochrome c biogenesis protein: MANTSLWSGPSRFFKKEMLPLLADLRLAIALLLAIAVFSILGTVIEQGQSLAFYQENYPESPALFGFLTWKIVLALGLDHVYRTWWFLALLILFGGSLTACTFTRQFPALSAARGWKFYDKPRQFEKLALSTDIAQGAPDRLVDLLQGRRYRVFQEGNQIYARKGLVGRIGPIVVHASMLLILAGAIWGSMTGFFAQEMVPSGQTFQIRNIFDAGPWAEAQIPKDWSVRVNRFWIDYTPEGTIDQFYSDLSVLDNDGQELQRKTIHVNEPLRHRGVTLYQADWSIAAVQVRLNNSPTFELPMAPLDLGGGRIWGTWLPTKPDLSEGVSLVTKDLQGMLLVYDMGGKLIGTVRVGMALDLPGVTLSVVDLIGSTGLQIKADPGIPLVYAGFGLLMVGVVMSYVSHSQVWALKVGDRLYVGGRTNRAQVTFERELLGILDRLSSPSENSDAIAPSGDLAPLA; encoded by the coding sequence ATGGCAAATACTTCACTTTGGTCTGGGCCAAGCCGCTTTTTCAAAAAAGAGATGCTGCCGCTGCTGGCGGACTTGCGACTGGCGATCGCCCTTTTGCTGGCGATCGCCGTTTTCAGCATTCTCGGCACCGTCATTGAGCAAGGGCAGTCCCTCGCCTTTTACCAAGAAAACTATCCGGAGTCACCGGCCCTCTTCGGTTTTCTGACCTGGAAAATCGTCCTCGCGCTTGGTCTCGACCATGTGTACCGGACCTGGTGGTTCTTGGCGCTGCTGATTTTGTTTGGCGGGAGCCTGACCGCCTGCACCTTCACGCGCCAATTTCCGGCCCTGAGCGCTGCTCGCGGCTGGAAGTTCTACGACAAGCCGCGGCAGTTTGAGAAGCTGGCCCTCAGCACCGACATTGCTCAGGGAGCCCCCGATCGCCTGGTGGACCTGCTTCAGGGGCGGCGCTATCGCGTCTTCCAGGAAGGCAACCAGATCTATGCTCGCAAAGGGCTTGTGGGGCGCATCGGGCCGATCGTGGTCCACGCCAGCATGCTGCTGATCCTGGCGGGGGCGATCTGGGGCAGCATGACGGGCTTTTTCGCCCAGGAGATGGTGCCCAGCGGCCAGACTTTCCAGATTCGCAATATTTTTGATGCCGGTCCCTGGGCGGAGGCCCAAATTCCCAAGGATTGGTCCGTGCGCGTCAACCGGTTCTGGATCGACTACACGCCCGAGGGCACGATTGATCAGTTTTATTCTGATTTGTCGGTCCTGGACAATGACGGGCAGGAGCTCCAGCGCAAAACGATTCACGTTAATGAGCCTCTGCGCCATCGCGGCGTGACGCTCTACCAGGCTGATTGGTCGATCGCGGCGGTGCAGGTGCGGCTCAACAACAGCCCGACCTTCGAACTGCCCATGGCCCCGCTGGACCTGGGGGGCGGTCGGATTTGGGGGACCTGGCTGCCCACCAAGCCGGACCTGAGTGAAGGGGTTTCGCTGGTCACCAAGGACTTGCAGGGGATGCTGCTGGTCTATGACATGGGAGGCAAGCTGATCGGCACGGTGCGGGTCGGGATGGCCCTGGATCTGCCAGGGGTGACGCTGTCTGTGGTCGATCTGATCGGCAGCACGGGTCTCCAGATCAAGGCCGACCCTGGGATCCCGCTGGTCTACGCAGGCTTTGGCTTGCTGATGGTGGGCGTGGTCATGAGCTACGTGTCGCACTCCCAGGTGTGGGCGCTGAAAGTGGGCGATCGCCTCTATGTGGGAGGACGGACCAATCGCGCTCAGGTGACCTTTGAGCGGGAGCTGCTGGGGATTCTCGATCGCCTCAGTAGCCCGAGCGAGAACTCGGATGCGATCGCCCCTAGCGGAGACCTGGCACCGCTGGCCTAG
- the queF gene encoding preQ(1) synthase: protein MQSEQLAENSTATSETSGVKYGERAIAEGELITFPNPRVGRRYNVNVTLPEFTCKCPFSGYPDFATIHITYVPDERVVELKALKLYINSYRDRYISHEESVNQILDDFVAACDPLEVHIKGDFSPRGNVHTVIEVTHKK from the coding sequence ATGCAGTCAGAGCAATTGGCAGAGAATTCTACCGCAACTTCGGAAACTTCTGGGGTGAAGTACGGTGAGCGGGCGATCGCAGAGGGAGAGCTGATCACCTTCCCCAACCCGCGGGTCGGCCGCCGCTACAACGTGAATGTGACCTTGCCGGAGTTTACCTGCAAATGCCCCTTCTCCGGCTACCCTGACTTTGCCACCATCCACATCACCTATGTCCCCGATGAGCGGGTGGTAGAGCTCAAGGCTCTCAAGCTGTACATCAACAGCTATCGCGATCGCTATATCTCCCACGAAGAATCGGTCAACCAGATTTTAGATGACTTTGTGGCGGCCTGCGACCCGCTAGAGGTCCACATCAAGGGAGATTTCTCGCCCCGGGGCAACGTCCATACCGTGATTGAGGTCACGCATAAAAAGTAG
- a CDS encoding P-II family nitrogen regulator, with translation MKKIEAIIRPFKLDEVKIALVNAGIVGMTVSEVRGFGRQKGQTERYRGSEYTVEFLQKLKVEIVVEDDQVDMVVDKIIAAARTGEIGDGKIFISPVEKIVRIRTGEKDLEAI, from the coding sequence TTGAAAAAGATTGAAGCGATTATTCGGCCTTTTAAGCTTGACGAAGTGAAAATTGCTCTCGTCAATGCGGGTATTGTCGGGATGACCGTTTCGGAGGTCCGGGGTTTCGGACGCCAAAAGGGTCAAACCGAGCGCTACCGGGGCTCTGAATACACCGTTGAGTTCCTTCAAAAGCTGAAGGTTGAAATCGTCGTCGAGGATGATCAAGTTGACATGGTGGTCGACAAGATTATTGCCGCTGCTCGGACTGGCGAGATTGGCGACGGCAAGATCTTCATCTCTCCTGTGGAGAAGATCGTGCGGATCCGGACTGGCGAGAAGGACCTCGAAGCCATCTAG
- the rdgB gene encoding RdgB/HAM1 family non-canonical purine NTP pyrophosphatase — protein MMKRLIVATGNPGKLKEMQSYLADVPVTLELKPAELDVDETGLTFAENACLKASEIARATGEWAIADDSGLAVDALEGAPGVFSARYGKTDAERIERLLGELGNELDRAAQFVCVVAIARPDGAIALQAEGICPGEILHAPRGEAGFGYDPVFYVPEHRLSFAEMSPDLKRSVSHRGRAFDQLLPKLRSLMASQA, from the coding sequence ATGATGAAACGGCTGATTGTGGCGACGGGAAATCCCGGCAAGCTCAAGGAAATGCAGTCTTACCTGGCGGATGTGCCGGTGACGCTGGAGCTAAAACCAGCAGAGCTAGATGTAGATGAGACAGGCTTGACCTTCGCAGAAAACGCCTGCCTCAAAGCCTCTGAAATTGCTCGGGCGACTGGCGAGTGGGCGATCGCCGACGACTCGGGGCTGGCGGTCGATGCCCTAGAGGGCGCTCCGGGCGTCTTTTCGGCGCGCTACGGCAAAACCGATGCGGAGCGCATTGAGCGGCTGCTAGGAGAGCTGGGCAACGAGCTCGATCGCGCGGCTCAGTTTGTGTGCGTGGTGGCGATCGCCCGTCCTGATGGCGCGATCGCCCTCCAGGCTGAGGGCATTTGCCCCGGCGAAATTCTCCATGCGCCGCGCGGCGAAGCAGGCTTTGGCTACGACCCCGTCTTCTATGTGCCCGAGCATCGCCTCTCCTTCGCCGAGATGTCCCCCGATCTCAAGCGCTCAGTGAGCCATCGAGGCCGCGCCTTTGACCAGCTCCTGCCAAAGCTGCGATCGCTCATGGCAAGCCAAGCCTAG
- a CDS encoding phosphoglucomutase/phosphomannomutase family protein, with product MAVHASSVPITVKPIQFGTDGWRGIIAADFTFERVARVAAAVAEVLAEVDTEGRDRKIVVGFDRRFLSESFAKTAAEAVQAQGFDVLLAETYAPTPAFSWAAHHLNALGAIVITASHNPGLYSGLKVKGSFGGSISPQVTQQIEQKLAAGTSPAAAPGQWQTFDPWPGYCEGLRSQVDIAAIQEAIAAGKLTVFADVMHGAAASGLERLLGVPIQELNSNRDPLFEGGAPEPLPRYLSQLFRRIRTQRRQDPDRLIAGLVFDGDSDRIAAVDGDGNFLSSQILIPILMEHLTLRRGYRGELVKTISGSDLFPKVAALYDLPVTETAIGYKYIADRMLEASVLLGGEESGGIGYGHHIPERDALLSALFVLETMVQTGQDLSALYRQLQEKTGFFSAYDRIDLPLASMDVRSRLLSQLQENPPQEIAGQKVVDCLAIDGYKFRLADDRWLLIRFSGTEPVLRLYCEAATPQAVSQTLRWAKDWADSF from the coding sequence ATGGCGGTTCATGCGTCCTCCGTTCCCATCACAGTTAAACCCATTCAGTTTGGCACGGATGGTTGGCGAGGGATCATTGCAGCGGACTTTACCTTTGAGCGGGTTGCTCGGGTAGCGGCGGCGGTGGCGGAGGTGCTGGCCGAGGTGGACACAGAGGGGCGCGATCGCAAAATTGTGGTCGGCTTCGATCGCCGTTTTTTGTCCGAGTCCTTCGCGAAGACTGCCGCAGAGGCAGTTCAGGCCCAGGGATTCGATGTTTTGCTGGCGGAGACCTACGCGCCGACGCCCGCCTTTAGCTGGGCGGCCCATCACCTCAACGCGTTGGGCGCGATCGTGATCACGGCCAGCCACAACCCGGGGCTGTACTCCGGCCTGAAGGTGAAGGGATCTTTTGGTGGTTCAATTTCGCCCCAGGTAACCCAACAGATCGAGCAGAAGCTGGCGGCGGGCACCTCACCGGCGGCTGCGCCGGGGCAGTGGCAGACCTTTGATCCGTGGCCGGGCTACTGCGAAGGGCTGCGATCGCAGGTTGACATCGCCGCGATTCAGGAGGCGATCGCCGCTGGCAAGCTGACGGTTTTTGCAGACGTGATGCACGGGGCCGCCGCTAGCGGCCTAGAGCGGCTGCTCGGCGTGCCGATCCAGGAGCTCAACAGCAACCGAGACCCGCTGTTTGAAGGCGGTGCGCCCGAGCCCCTGCCCCGCTACCTTTCTCAGCTTTTCCGCCGGATTCGGACCCAGCGCCGCCAGGACCCCGATCGCCTGATTGCTGGCTTAGTCTTCGATGGAGACAGCGATCGCATCGCCGCAGTCGATGGCGATGGCAACTTCCTCAGCTCCCAAATCTTGATTCCGATCTTGATGGAGCACCTGACCCTGCGGCGCGGCTACCGGGGCGAACTGGTGAAAACCATCAGCGGCTCGGATCTGTTCCCCAAGGTGGCGGCTCTCTACGATCTGCCGGTGACCGAAACGGCGATCGGCTACAAGTACATTGCCGATCGGATGCTGGAGGCGTCGGTGCTGCTGGGCGGCGAAGAATCCGGCGGCATTGGCTATGGGCACCACATCCCGGAGCGAGACGCCCTGCTCTCGGCGCTGTTCGTTCTAGAAACGATGGTCCAAACCGGCCAAGATCTGAGCGCTCTGTATCGCCAGCTGCAAGAGAAAACGGGCTTTTTCTCGGCCTACGATCGCATTGATCTGCCCCTGGCCAGCATGGACGTGCGATCGCGCCTGCTCAGCCAGCTCCAAGAAAACCCGCCCCAGGAAATCGCTGGCCAAAAAGTGGTCGACTGCTTGGCGATCGACGGCTACAAGTTCCGCTTGGCGGACGATCGCTGGCTGCTGATTCGCTTTAGCGGCACCGAGCCTGTGCTGCGGCTTTACTGCGAAGCGGCGACGCCCCAGGCCGTCAGCCAAACCCTCCGCTGGGCCAAGGACTGGGCCGATTCTTTCTAG
- a CDS encoding GAF domain-containing protein has translation MDSDPLDLQLQQQVQFSQLLNQISTEICKTLDLDEVLEVACHLLGQALGCSRVSMLIRKTDEDDFLITRGEYRQGEIASQIGLQLPIANDPHLQALMERPGVLAIARLEEAAELGDQGQAMAAELGIRSMLAVATRYQGQVNGILGLHQCDRQREWLPWEEALVEGVAGQLAIAINQARLYDEMRHRAERESLLRLVTNQIRQTLNLSVIQQTVVQEVRKLLNTDRVVIYKFDQDWNGTVVVEDVIAPWCSVLGVIGQDDCFSGNYAHLYLGGRVRAINDVEKAGLNTCHVEFLKRLQVKANLIVPIVIGAQLWGLLIAHECRSTRRWQRWETDLLEQLANQVAIAIQQAELYARSQAQTQQIRTTLEQLQTAQMQLIQSEKLSLLGQVTAGVAHEVNNAMNFVHANLPHAQGYALSLFEALDRYRQAVPEAQDRLDAIDEDLDLDYLRRDFPLMLQSMRDGASRVREVVLALRRFAHLDEAKHKAIDLHESIDSCLVILRHRLDMGVKVTKEYGALPPIHCRAGQLNQVFLNLINNAIDAGGDATQLTIRSWQADPQTVCISFKDNGPGVPQELLERIFEPLFTTKDKKEARGLGLSICREIVVNGHQGRLECISSPGEGAEFLIELPIKLA, from the coding sequence ATGGATAGTGATCCTCTGGATTTGCAACTTCAGCAGCAGGTCCAGTTTTCACAGCTGCTCAATCAGATCAGCACAGAGATCTGCAAGACACTGGATCTCGATGAGGTGCTGGAAGTCGCCTGCCATCTGCTGGGACAGGCCCTGGGCTGTAGCCGAGTTTCTATGCTGATTCGGAAAACGGACGAGGATGACTTTTTGATCACGCGGGGGGAGTATCGCCAGGGCGAGATTGCGTCTCAGATCGGGCTGCAGCTGCCCATCGCCAACGATCCGCATTTGCAGGCGCTGATGGAGCGGCCCGGGGTGTTGGCGATCGCTCGACTCGAGGAGGCGGCAGAGCTGGGGGACCAAGGACAAGCCATGGCCGCTGAGCTGGGGATTCGGTCGATGCTGGCGGTGGCCACGCGCTACCAGGGGCAGGTCAACGGGATTTTGGGGCTGCACCAGTGCGATCGCCAGCGGGAGTGGCTGCCCTGGGAAGAAGCGCTCGTAGAAGGGGTCGCAGGGCAGTTAGCGATCGCGATCAATCAGGCGCGCCTCTACGACGAAATGCGCCATCGGGCCGAGCGGGAGTCTCTGCTGCGCTTGGTGACCAACCAAATTCGCCAGACCCTCAATCTGTCAGTCATCCAGCAAACCGTCGTCCAGGAAGTCCGCAAGCTGCTCAACACCGACCGGGTGGTGATTTACAAGTTTGATCAAGACTGGAACGGCACGGTGGTGGTCGAGGACGTCATCGCGCCCTGGTGCTCGGTCCTAGGCGTGATCGGTCAAGATGACTGCTTCTCAGGCAACTATGCGCACCTCTACCTCGGCGGGCGAGTGCGGGCCATCAACGATGTCGAGAAGGCGGGCCTCAACACCTGTCACGTAGAGTTTCTCAAGCGGCTCCAGGTCAAGGCCAACTTGATTGTGCCCATTGTGATCGGCGCTCAGCTGTGGGGGCTGCTGATCGCCCACGAGTGCCGCAGCACCCGCCGGTGGCAGCGCTGGGAAACCGATCTCCTCGAGCAGCTGGCCAATCAGGTGGCGATCGCCATTCAGCAGGCCGAGCTGTACGCCCGCTCCCAGGCCCAAACCCAGCAAATTCGCACCACCCTAGAGCAGCTCCAAACCGCTCAAATGCAGCTTATCCAGAGCGAAAAGCTGTCTCTCTTGGGCCAAGTCACCGCGGGCGTTGCCCACGAGGTCAACAACGCCATGAACTTTGTGCACGCCAATCTTCCCCATGCCCAAGGCTACGCGCTCTCGCTGTTTGAGGCCCTCGATCGCTACCGCCAAGCGGTGCCAGAAGCTCAAGATCGCCTAGACGCCATCGACGAAGATCTCGACCTAGACTATCTGCGTCGAGACTTCCCGCTGATGCTCCAGTCGATGCGGGACGGAGCCAGCCGGGTGCGGGAGGTGGTCTTGGCGCTGCGGCGCTTCGCTCACTTAGACGAAGCGAAGCACAAGGCCATCGACCTCCACGAAAGCATCGATAGCTGCTTGGTCATTTTGCGCCACCGCCTAGATATGGGGGTCAAAGTGACCAAAGAGTACGGCGCGCTGCCGCCCATTCACTGCCGCGCCGGACAGCTCAATCAAGTCTTTCTGAATTTGATCAACAATGCCATTGATGCGGGGGGCGATGCGACTCAGTTGACGATCCGCAGCTGGCAGGCCGATCCTCAGACCGTCTGCATTTCCTTCAAGGACAATGGTCCCGGCGTTCCCCAGGAGCTGCTAGAGCGAATCTTTGAGCCGCTCTTTACCACCAAGGACAAGAAAGAAGCCCGCGGCCTGGGACTGTCGATTTGTCGGGAAATCGTCGTGAACGGACACCAGGGGCGGTTGGAGTGCATCAGCTCGCCGGGAGAAGGGGCAGAATTTCTCATTGAGCTGCCGATCAAGCTGGCCTAG
- a CDS encoding permease: protein MNQLHSAFTLFLSLLVEAIPFLLLGVLFSSFLLIFVDERKLVASLPKHPLFGALSGGMVGFLFPVCECGNVPVARRLLIQGAPAPVAIGFLLAAPTINPIVIWSTWIAFRDQPEIVFWRVGLTLAIATLIGWLFSTQKDIRPLLQPNVANLVRSPEPEKSSGGSVSPLLQSGTFLIGQGESMRFETATATAAAAPAIAAPNSRFWLFLENAVQELRELGGVLILGSAIAASIQIFVPREVILGLGQGPITSIVAMMLLAAIVSICSTVDSFFALSFASAFTGGSLLAFLIFGPMIDLKAIGLMMSLFRGRAIAYIFVIAAQLTFLATLFLNLHVS from the coding sequence ATGAACCAGCTACACAGTGCGTTCACACTCTTTTTGAGCCTTCTAGTGGAAGCAATTCCCTTTTTGCTCTTGGGCGTTCTTTTCTCCAGCTTTTTGCTGATATTTGTGGACGAGCGCAAGCTCGTGGCGTCCCTCCCCAAACATCCGCTGTTTGGGGCCTTGTCGGGCGGCATGGTCGGTTTTTTGTTTCCGGTGTGCGAGTGCGGCAACGTACCGGTGGCGCGGCGACTGCTGATCCAGGGTGCTCCTGCCCCGGTTGCCATCGGATTTTTGCTGGCGGCCCCCACGATTAACCCGATTGTGATTTGGTCGACCTGGATTGCTTTTCGCGACCAGCCCGAGATTGTGTTTTGGCGCGTGGGGCTAACGCTGGCCATTGCGACGTTGATTGGCTGGCTCTTTAGCACCCAAAAAGATATTCGCCCACTGCTGCAGCCCAATGTTGCCAATTTGGTGCGATCGCCCGAACCTGAAAAATCTTCGGGGGGCAGCGTTTCGCCTCTGCTCCAGTCGGGCACGTTTTTGATCGGTCAGGGAGAGTCGATGCGCTTTGAGACGGCGACGGCCACTGCGGCGGCCGCTCCGGCGATCGCCGCGCCCAACAGCCGATTCTGGCTCTTCCTAGAAAACGCGGTGCAGGAGCTGCGGGAGCTGGGGGGCGTTTTGATTCTCGGCAGCGCGATCGCCGCTTCGATCCAGATTTTTGTGCCGCGGGAAGTTATCCTGGGGCTGGGCCAGGGACCGATTACTTCGATCGTGGCCATGATGCTGCTGGCCGCCATCGTGTCGATTTGCTCCACGGTGGATTCCTTTTTTGCCCTGTCCTTTGCGTCGGCCTTCACCGGCGGGTCTCTGCTGGCGTTTCTGATTTTCGGACCGATGATCGACCTCAAGGCGATTGGCCTGATGATGTCGCTGTTTCGCGGGCGGGCGATCGCCTACATCTTCGTCATTGCGGCCCAGTTGACCTTCCTTGCGACTTTGTTCTTGAACCTGCATGTCAGCTAA
- a CDS encoding TIGR03943 family putative permease subunit has product MSANSSPRTVRSPQARIWPALTNLLDILAIAAWGALLMHYWRDGKLGLLIHPNYHWLTIATGLLLLIIGVAKLLLLISRIVRRRAIVSQRSHMTLLPSGWSSALLLAAAIAGFLITPRAFASDIALNRGIADFVTLTRSQPQSFQVVARPEDRSIVEWVRTLNVYPEPDAYTGQAAKVQGFVVYPPNYPAGYLVISRFVITCCAADVYPVGLPVKLPEGSAAQPYPADQWLEIEGTMATEELDQRRQLVIVAKSFKTIPEPKNPYDY; this is encoded by the coding sequence ATGTCAGCTAACTCTTCCCCCCGCACCGTTCGCTCTCCTCAAGCGCGGATCTGGCCAGCCCTGACAAATTTGCTGGATATTCTGGCGATCGCCGCTTGGGGAGCCCTCCTGATGCACTACTGGCGCGATGGCAAGCTGGGGCTCTTGATCCACCCCAACTACCACTGGCTGACGATCGCCACCGGCCTGCTGCTGCTGATCATCGGCGTTGCCAAGCTGCTGCTGCTGATCAGCCGTATCGTGCGCCGTCGCGCCATTGTCAGTCAGCGGTCTCACATGACGCTGCTGCCTTCGGGCTGGAGCAGCGCCCTGCTGTTGGCCGCTGCGATCGCAGGCTTTTTGATCACGCCCCGCGCCTTCGCCAGCGACATCGCCCTCAACCGAGGCATCGCCGACTTTGTCACCCTCACCCGCAGCCAGCCTCAGTCCTTTCAGGTGGTGGCTCGCCCCGAGGATCGCTCGATTGTAGAGTGGGTGCGGACCCTCAATGTGTACCCAGAGCCAGACGCCTACACAGGCCAAGCGGCCAAGGTTCAGGGCTTCGTGGTGTACCCGCCCAACTACCCAGCGGGGTACCTGGTGATTTCGCGGTTTGTGATCACCTGCTGCGCGGCTGACGTGTATCCGGTCGGCCTGCCGGTGAAGCTGCCCGAGGGCAGCGCTGCCCAGCCCTATCCCGCCGACCAGTGGCTCGAAATCGAGGGCACCATGGCCACTGAGGAACTCGACCAGCGGCGTCAGCTGGTGATTGTGGCCAAGTCCTTCAAAACCATTCCTGAACCCAAAAATCCCTACGATTACTAG